Proteins encoded in a region of the Haloarcula sp. CBA1129 genome:
- a CDS encoding cation:proton antiporter, translated as MSGAASLIGAVVLVVSLGVAAQLVADWLQIPSVAFLLVAGVLVGPQAFGLVDPAIFGQTGLQAIIGLSVGIIVFEGAFHLTVERVREASREALGLVTIGAFVSLVGTATAVKVVFGTTWPVAVLVGSLLIATGPTVITPIMQVVPVRDRVAAALETEGIINDVTAAILAVATFEFVIASQSSPVVVVEAFIARLVVGHVVGIAVGGGIALLLQRWHLSADNATQNARVVVLTAALLSYALGSMWLSEAGIAAAAVAGIVLGNADIPHEEEVADFKGGITLFVLSFVFIVLAAQLSLGDLRALGFGGLVVVIAVVALVRPLGVFLSTLGGRLTVRERMFVGAMGPRGIVPASVATLFAIELRPENPEAATVLVGTVFLVIFATVMFQGGLARHFAQALDILPMQTLIVGGGRVGRELAVRYESRGEEVVLIDSNEDTVERTRADGHRVVRGDATDASVLEEAGANRASVVVAATADDDVNLLVAQLATTRFDVDTVVARANQPDNVEAFEDLDVETISAGFAVADAIDDAVERPSLAHWLSDSARTGDVLEVELRNDSLTDRTIAETAEELPNGCLVAMVSRNGTDRVPDRDFRLASGDHLTLVCETNEAMQDARRLCQSE; from the coding sequence GTGTCCGGAGCAGCATCACTTATCGGCGCTGTCGTGTTGGTCGTGAGTCTGGGTGTCGCCGCGCAACTGGTCGCCGACTGGCTCCAGATCCCAAGCGTCGCCTTCCTGCTGGTCGCCGGCGTCCTCGTCGGCCCGCAGGCGTTCGGGCTGGTCGACCCCGCGATATTCGGGCAGACCGGGCTGCAGGCCATCATCGGCCTCAGCGTCGGCATCATCGTTTTCGAGGGGGCCTTCCACCTCACCGTCGAGCGGGTCCGTGAGGCGTCAAGAGAGGCGCTGGGACTAGTGACAATCGGCGCGTTCGTCTCGCTTGTCGGAACCGCAACGGCCGTCAAAGTCGTGTTCGGGACGACGTGGCCGGTGGCCGTCCTCGTCGGGAGCCTGCTAATCGCCACCGGACCGACGGTCATTACGCCCATTATGCAGGTCGTCCCGGTCCGTGACCGGGTCGCTGCTGCACTGGAGACAGAGGGGATTATCAACGACGTGACCGCCGCTATCCTCGCGGTGGCGACGTTCGAGTTCGTCATTGCAAGCCAGTCCTCGCCGGTGGTCGTCGTCGAGGCGTTCATCGCCCGGCTGGTCGTGGGCCACGTCGTCGGCATCGCCGTCGGCGGCGGCATCGCACTGCTGCTTCAACGGTGGCACCTCTCGGCGGACAACGCCACACAGAACGCCCGTGTCGTGGTCCTGACCGCAGCGCTGCTATCGTACGCACTGGGGAGTATGTGGCTCTCAGAGGCCGGCATCGCAGCCGCCGCCGTCGCCGGGATCGTGCTTGGGAACGCCGACATCCCTCACGAGGAGGAAGTAGCCGACTTCAAGGGCGGCATCACGTTGTTTGTCCTTTCGTTTGTGTTCATCGTGCTGGCCGCCCAGCTATCGCTCGGCGACCTGCGCGCGCTCGGGTTCGGCGGCCTCGTGGTCGTTATCGCCGTCGTCGCGCTCGTCCGCCCGCTGGGCGTGTTCCTCTCGACGCTGGGCGGTCGGCTGACGGTTCGCGAGCGGATGTTCGTCGGTGCAATGGGGCCACGGGGTATCGTTCCGGCCAGCGTCGCCACGCTGTTTGCCATCGAGCTGCGGCCAGAAAACCCGGAGGCTGCGACGGTCCTCGTCGGCACTGTCTTTCTCGTCATCTTCGCAACCGTCATGTTTCAAGGCGGGCTGGCCCGTCACTTCGCGCAAGCGCTTGACATCCTTCCCATGCAAACACTCATCGTCGGTGGCGGTCGTGTCGGTCGGGAACTGGCAGTGCGGTACGAATCACGCGGCGAGGAGGTCGTTCTCATCGACAGCAACGAAGACACGGTCGAGCGGACCCGGGCGGACGGCCACCGCGTCGTCCGCGGGGACGCGACGGACGCGAGCGTCCTCGAAGAAGCAGGGGCAAACCGGGCATCCGTCGTCGTCGCCGCGACCGCAGACGACGACGTGAACCTGCTCGTCGCACAGCTGGCGACGACTCGGTTCGATGTCGATACGGTGGTCGCCAGAGCGAACCAGCCGGACAACGTCGAGGCCTTCGAGGACCTCGATGTCGAAACGATCTCCGCCGGCTTCGCCGTCGCCGACGCCATCGACGACGCGGTCGAGCGACCATCTCTCGCCCACTGGCTGTCGGACTCCGCTCGCACCGGAGACGTACTGGAGGTCGAACTCAGGAACGACTCGCTGACCGACCGGACGATAGCGGAAACAGCGGAAGAACTCCCGAACGGGTGTCTGGTCGCAATGGTGAGCCGCAACGGAACCGACAGAGTCCCCGACAGGGACTTCCGTCTTGCGAGCGGCGACCACCTGACGCTCGTCTGCGAGACCAACGAGGCGATGCAGGACGCCAGAAGACTGTGTCAGAGCGAATAG
- a CDS encoding alpha/beta fold hydrolase — protein sequence MPTARNGDVSLYYEADGDGPTVVFINDVGYGAWLWGWHYDAVAGPYETVVWDLRGTGRSDAPAGPYDVGTLAADLEAVLSDHGVGSAHLVGAGLGGMVALQYAHQYSRARSLTLYCTAGSGDAVDRAALDGLALDSPSSLDGAFSSAFRDHDPELMERIEGWRADEDATGAARDAQTTAMTAFDAPPLYEITQPAEVYYGLDDPVVEPEAAESLAADLPRGTGEAVEGRHCCYIEHAPAVTDRLLALLDEQTE from the coding sequence ATGCCGACCGCACGTAACGGCGACGTATCCCTCTACTACGAGGCTGACGGCGATGGCCCGACTGTCGTGTTCATCAACGACGTAGGATACGGCGCGTGGCTCTGGGGCTGGCACTACGACGCCGTTGCCGGCCCGTACGAGACGGTGGTATGGGACCTCCGCGGCACTGGCCGGTCGGACGCACCGGCGGGGCCGTACGATGTGGGCACGCTGGCGGCCGACCTCGAAGCCGTTCTGTCCGACCACGGCGTTGGGAGCGCCCACCTCGTCGGGGCTGGTCTCGGCGGGATGGTCGCACTCCAGTATGCCCACCAGTACAGCCGCGCCCGCTCGCTGACGCTGTACTGCACGGCCGGGTCCGGCGACGCCGTCGACCGGGCGGCACTGGATGGGCTCGCGCTCGATTCCCCGTCGTCGCTTGACGGGGCGTTCTCGTCGGCGTTTCGCGACCACGACCCGGAACTCATGGAGCGAATCGAAGGCTGGCGCGCCGACGAGGATGCGACTGGCGCGGCCCGCGACGCGCAGACTACAGCGATGACAGCCTTCGATGCGCCGCCGCTGTACGAAATCACCCAGCCCGCCGAGGTGTACTACGGGCTGGACGACCCCGTCGTCGAACCCGAGGCCGCGGAGTCGCTGGCGGCCGACCTCCCCCGCGGGACCGGGGAGGCCGTCGAGGGCCGCCATTGCTGTTATATCGAGCACGCGCCGGCGGTGACCGACCGCTTGCTGGCGCTGCTGGACGAGCAGACCGAGTGA
- the hisB gene encoding imidazoleglycerol-phosphate dehydratase HisB, translating to MTDRTAAVTRTTAETDIEVTLDVDGDGDSTIDTGIGFFDHMLDSFSTHGLFDLTVQCDGDLDIDDHHTVEDVAITLGEAFTEALDDKRGIRRFADRKVPLDEAVASVVVDISGRPYFEFDGDFSQAEVGGMTSHMAQHFCRSLSMNAGLTLHCGVEGENAHHEIEALFKGLARALDDATRIDERRSDVASTKGEL from the coding sequence ATGACTGACCGGACGGCGGCCGTCACGCGGACCACGGCCGAGACGGACATCGAGGTTACGCTCGACGTCGACGGCGACGGCGACAGCACCATCGACACCGGCATCGGCTTTTTCGACCACATGCTCGACTCGTTCTCGACCCACGGACTGTTCGACCTGACCGTGCAGTGTGACGGCGATCTCGACATCGACGACCACCACACCGTCGAGGACGTCGCCATCACGCTCGGTGAGGCGTTCACCGAGGCACTGGACGACAAGCGCGGCATCCGCCGGTTTGCCGACCGCAAGGTCCCGCTCGACGAGGCCGTCGCGAGCGTCGTCGTCGATATCTCCGGCCGGCCGTACTTCGAGTTCGACGGCGACTTCTCACAGGCCGAGGTTGGCGGGATGACCAGCCACATGGCTCAGCACTTCTGTCGCTCGCTTTCGATGAACGCCGGGCTGACGCTACACTGTGGCGTCGAGGGCGAGAACGCTCACCACGAGATAGAGGCGCTGTTCAAGGGGCTGGCGCGGGCGCTCGACGACGCGACCCGAATCGACGAGCGCCGGTCCGATGTTGCGAGTACCAAAGGCGAACTATAG
- a CDS encoding response regulator codes for MSADTEPVVLVVEDEPDVAESYQLWLSDDYEVRVTDSGAAALDALGPDVDVVLLDRMMPGLSGAEVLAEIHASDFDPYVAMVTAVDPDFDILEMGFDAYITKPPSRETLQETVAELLERDAYAETVREYRSLVAKRSALQAEKQGEELEASEAYQTLKRRIEELKADLEHEQAELLDDATFVGQLRDLAGGEDG; via the coding sequence ATGAGTGCAGACACCGAGCCGGTCGTCCTCGTCGTCGAGGACGAACCCGACGTGGCCGAATCCTACCAGCTCTGGCTCAGCGACGACTACGAGGTCAGAGTGACAGACAGCGGCGCGGCCGCGCTCGATGCTCTCGGCCCCGACGTGGACGTGGTATTGCTCGACCGAATGATGCCCGGACTGTCCGGCGCCGAAGTCCTTGCGGAGATCCACGCCAGCGACTTCGACCCGTACGTGGCGATGGTGACCGCTGTCGACCCCGATTTCGACATTCTGGAGATGGGGTTCGACGCCTACATCACGAAGCCGCCGAGCCGCGAGACGCTTCAGGAGACGGTGGCGGAGCTGCTCGAACGCGACGCCTACGCCGAGACTGTCAGGGAGTACCGTTCGCTTGTGGCGAAACGGTCGGCGCTGCAGGCGGAAAAGCAGGGTGAGGAACTCGAAGCGAGCGAAGCTTACCAGACCCTCAAGCGTCGTATTGAGGAACTCAAGGCCGATCTAGAACACGAGCAGGCCGAGCTGTTAGACGACGCCACGTTCGTTGGCCAGCTCCGTGATCTCGCCGGAGGCGAGGACGGATGA
- a CDS encoding PAS domain S-box protein yields MQERTGRPCTSQFAVLVDWALALVGAAVLGLVAGQLQLSGQPLGSKVLEVTVPFAIGTTLIAFGGWLTTTDYDSTDRFRIAAWASAGLAVLVLLSVWELFLLRIGDAALIGYGYQLITQLSLGTLAGAIVGYYDVLQQDLREQAELAQTAVETSRDGIAIVDGDRTFVEVNRAFTDLFGLETDALEGGSLDRCFHTEDADRLDEVMDTALGVDGEWRGELLGRRTDGTTFPIALSVASMADREMAVIVVRDISEQKRYENTIESLHGVTRELMSEESEQDVCRNVVETVELLLNYEYAGIWLVDESGERLSPAALTTPAATAFGEVSIPLDEASAMGTAFIQNRTVVENDGCRFSHQTNLASDSAVTLVPLGDYGVLGVAAEGGGGFAEEEVSMANLLGANARVALERAERERTLERQTEQLEFFNSILRHDVLNGLTVIQTRADVLSDHDDDHVRDMATTILAWCDDMSTIVSRVQRIIKTLASEGDINLEAVSVSRVLREELATLRETYPQVTYETEIQDGVTVLANELLGEVVGNILSNAIEHNDPASLTLSVAVERTGDTVTVRIADDGQGIPDDRKEAVLRREESGHAKSSGSGFGLFFVDSMIQRYGGRVSIEDTPAGGAAFIITLDAAGEH; encoded by the coding sequence ATGCAGGAGCGAACGGGGCGGCCGTGTACATCCCAGTTCGCCGTACTGGTGGACTGGGCACTGGCACTGGTCGGTGCGGCGGTGCTCGGACTCGTCGCCGGTCAGCTCCAGCTCAGCGGCCAGCCGCTTGGCTCGAAAGTACTCGAGGTGACGGTGCCGTTCGCCATCGGCACGACGCTCATCGCCTTCGGCGGCTGGCTCACGACGACAGACTACGATAGCACCGACCGGTTCCGAATCGCCGCGTGGGCCAGCGCCGGGCTGGCGGTGCTCGTCCTGCTCAGCGTCTGGGAGCTGTTCCTCCTTCGCATCGGGGACGCGGCGCTTATCGGCTATGGCTACCAGCTCATCACGCAGCTCTCACTGGGGACACTGGCAGGTGCGATTGTCGGCTACTACGACGTGCTCCAGCAGGATCTCCGCGAACAGGCCGAACTCGCTCAGACCGCTGTCGAAACGTCACGGGACGGCATCGCGATTGTCGACGGGGATCGGACGTTTGTCGAAGTCAACCGGGCGTTTACCGATCTGTTCGGGCTGGAGACGGACGCACTGGAAGGGGGGTCACTCGACCGGTGCTTCCACACGGAGGACGCGGACAGACTGGACGAGGTGATGGACACGGCGCTTGGTGTCGACGGCGAGTGGCGCGGTGAACTGCTCGGGCGGCGAACCGACGGCACCACGTTTCCGATAGCGCTGTCGGTCGCATCGATGGCCGATCGGGAAATGGCCGTCATCGTCGTCCGGGACATCAGCGAACAGAAACGGTACGAAAACACTATCGAGTCACTCCACGGCGTCACCCGGGAGCTGATGAGCGAGGAGAGCGAGCAGGATGTCTGCCGAAACGTCGTCGAGACGGTTGAACTCCTGTTGAACTACGAGTACGCTGGTATCTGGCTCGTCGACGAGAGCGGCGAGCGGCTGTCACCCGCAGCGCTGACCACGCCGGCAGCGACGGCCTTCGGTGAGGTGTCGATACCGCTCGACGAGGCATCAGCGATGGGCACCGCATTCATTCAGAACAGGACCGTTGTCGAGAATGACGGCTGTCGGTTCTCACACCAGACCAATCTGGCGTCTGACAGCGCCGTCACGCTGGTTCCACTCGGCGACTACGGTGTTCTCGGCGTCGCCGCCGAGGGCGGTGGAGGGTTCGCAGAGGAAGAGGTATCGATGGCGAATTTGCTCGGCGCGAACGCCAGAGTCGCCCTAGAACGGGCCGAGCGCGAGCGGACTCTGGAGCGCCAGACCGAACAACTGGAGTTTTTCAACAGTATCCTCCGTCACGACGTGCTCAACGGACTCACCGTCATCCAGACCCGTGCCGACGTGCTCAGCGATCACGACGACGACCACGTCCGGGACATGGCGACAACCATCCTCGCGTGGTGTGACGATATGTCGACCATCGTCAGCCGCGTCCAGCGAATCATCAAGACCCTCGCAAGCGAAGGCGACATCAATCTCGAAGCGGTGTCTGTCTCCCGGGTGCTTCGGGAGGAACTGGCGACGCTTCGAGAGACGTATCCACAGGTCACCTACGAGACAGAGATTCAGGACGGCGTGACAGTCTTGGCGAACGAACTGCTCGGTGAAGTCGTCGGGAACATCCTGTCGAACGCCATCGAGCACAACGATCCGGCATCGCTTACGCTCTCGGTAGCCGTCGAGCGGACCGGCGACACGGTGACTGTCCGTATCGCCGACGACGGGCAGGGGATTCCAGACGACAGGAAAGAGGCAGTGTTACGTCGCGAGGAGAGCGGCCACGCGAAATCGAGCGGCTCCGGCTTTGGCCTGTTTTTCGTCGATTCGATGATCCAGCGCTACGGTGGCCGGGTCAGCATCGAGGACACCCCCGCCGGAGGGGCTGCGTTCATTATCACGCTTGATGCCGCTGGGGAACACTGA
- a CDS encoding ACT domain-containing protein, with amino-acid sequence MFDEIMQKFEDSPGQQDVIRLLLERGFSVNEDGRVVSGGIEIPNTGIAREAGVDRRVVNATTDAILDDDDLRRIFRNISSVPSLLDLAPVLDLHAVTVTVRAADESGIVSTVTSAIADRDISIRQVLSEDPEFTDEPKLYVITDEELPGDLINEIRRLAFVRTIELA; translated from the coding sequence ATGTTCGACGAGATTATGCAGAAATTCGAGGACTCTCCCGGCCAGCAGGACGTCATCCGCCTGCTGCTGGAACGAGGGTTCTCTGTCAACGAGGACGGCCGTGTCGTCTCGGGCGGCATCGAGATTCCGAACACGGGCATCGCCCGCGAGGCCGGCGTCGACCGCCGCGTCGTCAACGCCACCACCGACGCCATCCTCGACGACGATGACCTGCGGCGCATCTTCCGCAACATCTCCTCCGTCCCGAGCCTCCTCGACCTCGCCCCGGTGCTCGACCTGCACGCGGTGACCGTCACCGTCCGCGCCGCCGACGAGTCCGGCATCGTTTCGACTGTCACCTCGGCTATCGCCGACCGCGACATCTCGATTCGGCAGGTCCTGAGCGAAGACCCCGAGTTCACCGACGAACCGAAGCTGTACGTCATCACCGACGAGGAACTCCCCGGCGACCTCATCAACGAAATCCGCCGTCTGGCGTTCGTCCGGACCATCGAACTGGCGTAG
- a CDS encoding DUF4260 family protein, translating to MNPRTLVRLEGALVGAGATALYVLQGRSLLLFLALILLPDTSMAGYLHSTRVGAASYNAVHTYLGSGLLAVAGIVAAVDVAIGAALVWTVHIGADRLFGFGLKYADREFGDTHVQRL from the coding sequence ATGAACCCGCGAACGCTCGTCCGACTCGAAGGCGCGCTCGTCGGTGCCGGGGCGACCGCGCTGTACGTCCTGCAGGGGCGGTCGCTCCTCCTCTTTCTCGCCCTGATTTTGCTCCCAGACACCTCGATGGCGGGCTATCTCCACAGCACACGCGTTGGAGCGGCCAGCTACAACGCGGTCCACACGTACCTCGGATCGGGGTTGCTGGCCGTCGCAGGCATCGTCGCCGCGGTAGACGTTGCTATCGGCGCGGCGCTCGTCTGGACCGTCCATATCGGGGCGGACCGCCTGTTCGGCTTCGGGCTGAAATACGCCGACCGCGAGTTCGGCGACACGCACGTCCAGCGGCTCTGA
- a CDS encoding 2Fe-2S iron-sulfur cluster-binding protein, giving the protein MPATLTVETPAGETHELTAEPGAVLRDVLLDAGLSPHGRYAKRVNCGGRGICATCGVRLAESPDPDHWHDDLADRFGYPRLSCQLRVRDGMAVKLLDKRVWGSRQSGDGSD; this is encoded by the coding sequence ATGCCGGCAACGCTCACCGTCGAGACACCTGCGGGCGAAACTCACGAACTCACGGCCGAACCCGGGGCCGTCCTCCGAGACGTGTTGCTCGATGCCGGACTCTCGCCACACGGCCGCTACGCGAAGCGGGTCAACTGCGGCGGCCGTGGCATCTGTGCCACCTGCGGCGTGCGCCTCGCCGAATCGCCCGACCCCGACCACTGGCACGACGACCTCGCCGACCGCTTTGGCTACCCCCGACTCTCCTGTCAGCTCCGGGTTCGGGACGGAATGGCGGTCAAACTGCTGGACAAACGGGTCTGGGGGTCGCGACAGTCCGGCGACGGCTCGGACTGA
- a CDS encoding YigZ family protein: MTESYRTVPDRGEARFEVRGSEFIGHVAPATTVEDAEAFVDAVSEEYADATHNVPAYRVRSDPFREYASDDGEPSGSAGDPALNVLQQRDIENVVAVVTRYYGGTNLGVGGLASAYSRAIKEGVDDAGVVEEVPHEQFTVTVAYDDSGSVRSLLESAGVEFEADYEAEVVFDVRVPTADGSGLRDRIRSATSGRAAIELE, encoded by the coding sequence GTGACGGAGAGTTATCGGACCGTTCCGGACCGCGGCGAGGCGCGCTTCGAGGTACGAGGCTCGGAGTTCATCGGCCACGTCGCGCCGGCGACAACTGTCGAAGACGCCGAGGCGTTCGTCGACGCCGTCAGCGAGGAGTACGCCGACGCGACCCACAACGTCCCCGCCTACCGCGTCAGGTCCGACCCCTTTCGAGAGTATGCCAGCGACGACGGGGAGCCAAGCGGCAGCGCCGGCGACCCCGCGCTGAACGTCCTCCAACAACGCGATATTGAGAACGTCGTCGCCGTCGTCACACGCTACTACGGCGGGACGAACCTCGGTGTGGGCGGTCTCGCAAGTGCCTACTCCAGAGCGATAAAGGAGGGCGTGGACGACGCCGGTGTCGTCGAGGAAGTACCTCACGAGCAGTTCACGGTAACCGTCGCCTACGATGACTCCGGCAGCGTTCGGAGCCTGCTCGAATCGGCAGGTGTCGAGTTCGAGGCCGACTACGAGGCCGAAGTCGTGTTCGATGTTCGGGTGCCCACGGCTGACGGGAGTGGCCTGCGGGACCGGATTCGAAGTGCGACTAGCGGGCGGGCGGCTATCGAACTGGAGTGA
- a CDS encoding aminomethyltransferase family protein, whose amino-acid sequence MTVLESVHEAHGATFREVGGRRVVDNYGRPERTHRAVRNVVGAMEYGYGVIVVTGEDRVDYVDNAVSNHVPAEDGAGCYALLLDPDGRVDTDMYVYNAGERLLVFTPPQKAEDLASEWSDKTFIQDVAFEVATDDFAVFGVHGPKATEKIASVLHQTGTPPAPLTFERGELGDAGVSVIRTDNLGGEESYDVVCSADDAEPVFDTLVNRGLNAVPFGYQTWETLTLEAGTPLFDSEIEGALPNDLGLRNALDFEKGCYVGQEVVSRIENRGHPTQRLVGLAVEECPEPGAAVFAGDEHVGDVTRATQSPMREAPIALATLSWERPEAALTIRVDGKPVSAQQVDLPFIDGSARSARLPIYE is encoded by the coding sequence ATGACTGTTCTCGAGTCCGTTCACGAGGCCCACGGAGCGACGTTCAGGGAGGTCGGCGGTCGACGCGTCGTCGACAACTACGGGCGACCGGAGCGGACCCACCGCGCGGTTCGGAACGTCGTCGGAGCGATGGAATACGGCTACGGCGTGATCGTCGTCACCGGCGAGGACCGCGTCGACTACGTCGACAACGCTGTCTCGAACCATGTGCCCGCGGAAGACGGCGCTGGCTGTTACGCGCTCCTGCTCGACCCCGACGGCCGCGTCGACACGGACATGTACGTGTACAACGCCGGCGAGCGCCTGCTCGTGTTCACGCCGCCCCAGAAAGCCGAGGACCTCGCTTCGGAGTGGTCTGATAAGACCTTCATTCAGGACGTGGCGTTCGAGGTGGCGACTGACGACTTCGCCGTCTTCGGCGTCCACGGACCGAAAGCGACCGAGAAAATCGCCAGTGTCCTCCACCAGACCGGGACCCCGCCAGCGCCGCTCACCTTCGAGCGGGGCGAACTCGGTGACGCCGGCGTCTCCGTCATCCGGACGGACAATCTCGGCGGCGAGGAGAGCTACGACGTGGTGTGTAGCGCCGACGACGCCGAACCCGTGTTCGATACGCTGGTCAACCGCGGGCTCAACGCCGTTCCCTTCGGCTACCAGACTTGGGAGACGCTGACGCTGGAGGCCGGGACACCACTGTTCGACAGCGAAATCGAAGGCGCGCTCCCGAACGATCTGGGCCTCCGCAACGCGCTGGACTTCGAGAAGGGGTGTTACGTCGGCCAAGAAGTCGTCTCCCGAATCGAGAACCGCGGCCACCCGACCCAGCGACTGGTCGGCCTCGCCGTCGAGGAGTGTCCGGAACCCGGTGCGGCAGTGTTCGCCGGCGACGAGCACGTCGGCGACGTTACCCGGGCCACTCAGAGCCCGATGCGGGAAGCCCCTATCGCGCTAGCCACCCTCAGTTGGGAACGGCCCGAAGCAGCGCTGACGATCCGCGTCGACGGCAAACCGGTCAGCGCACAGCAGGTCGATTTACCCTTCATCGACGGGTCGGCACGGTCGGCGCGGCTGCCGATATACGAGTAG
- a CDS encoding sugar kinase has protein sequence MSLVTFGETALRFAPPDGQRFETAREASIRVDGTASGVAATAGRLGADARWLSKVPDTPLGRRVVAELHEFGLETDVVWTDPDTGRQGLTFHEDADPPRAERLLQDRGNTAMATLTPGELPMGEIQNADVVFTSGATLSLSETAADTTGALLRAAAGTRAFDLDFHPGLWDAGDAHDALADLLPAVDTLFAAEEQVSAVFDTTGSPREVVHTLATEYDLTRVILTRSEYGAVAYHDGVIHEQDAIETTAVDESGQHEAFIGATLQQLAAGADTDEALLHGVAAAALARTLSGPLTPLEPAEVERLVNSQQSRRP, from the coding sequence ATGTCACTTGTAACGTTCGGCGAGACCGCCCTCAGATTTGCACCGCCCGACGGCCAGCGGTTCGAGACGGCCCGCGAGGCATCGATTCGCGTCGACGGGACCGCGAGCGGCGTTGCGGCGACAGCCGGCCGACTCGGTGCTGACGCACGGTGGCTCTCGAAGGTCCCGGACACGCCGCTCGGGCGGCGCGTCGTCGCGGAACTCCACGAGTTCGGTCTAGAGACCGACGTCGTCTGGACCGACCCGGACACCGGCCGGCAGGGGCTCACCTTCCACGAAGACGCCGACCCACCTCGCGCCGAACGGCTGCTACAGGACCGTGGCAACACCGCGATGGCGACGCTGACGCCCGGCGAGTTGCCGATGGGTGAGATACAGAACGCGGACGTGGTGTTCACTTCGGGCGCAACCCTCTCACTCTCTGAGACAGCCGCCGACACGACGGGGGCGTTGCTCAGAGCGGCCGCAGGAACCCGGGCGTTCGACCTCGATTTCCACCCCGGGCTGTGGGACGCCGGCGACGCACACGATGCACTTGCAGACCTGCTACCAGCCGTCGATACCCTCTTTGCCGCCGAAGAGCAGGTGTCCGCGGTGTTTGACACGACAGGGAGTCCGCGCGAAGTCGTGCACACGCTCGCAACGGAGTACGATCTCACCCGCGTGATTCTCACACGAAGCGAGTACGGCGCGGTGGCCTACCACGACGGCGTCATTCACGAGCAGGACGCCATTGAGACGACCGCAGTCGACGAATCGGGGCAACATGAGGCTTTCATCGGCGCGACGCTCCAGCAACTCGCTGCCGGCGCTGACACGGACGAAGCGCTGCTCCATGGTGTCGCGGCAGCAGCGCTCGCTCGGACACTGTCAGGGCCGTTGACGCCGCTTGAACCGGCCGAAGTTGAGCGGCTCGTCAATTCACAGCAATCCAGACGGCCGTAG